One part of the Lachnospiraceae bacterium JLR.KK002 genome encodes these proteins:
- a CDS encoding NUDIX hydrolase — protein sequence MIEATSCGGVVIFRGKILLLYKNYRNKYEGWVLPKGTVEPGEEYRETAAREVLEETGVDASIIKYVGKSQYTFTVPDDTVEKDVHWYLMMADSYYSKPQREEYFVDSGYYKFHEAYHLLRFANEKQILEKAYNEYLDLKKSNLWGNRKYF from the coding sequence ATGATTGAAGCAACGAGTTGTGGTGGTGTGGTAATATTTCGCGGAAAGATTCTGCTTTTGTATAAAAATTACAGGAACAAATATGAAGGATGGGTACTTCCAAAGGGAACTGTAGAGCCAGGAGAAGAATACCGGGAGACGGCGGCCAGAGAGGTGCTGGAAGAAACCGGAGTGGACGCCTCCATTATTAAATATGTGGGAAAGAGCCAGTATACGTTTACGGTTCCGGACGACACGGTGGAAAAGGATGTCCACTGGTACCTTATGATGGCAGACAGTTATTACAGCAAACCACAACGGGAAGAATATTTTGTTGATTCAGGATACTACAAATTTCACGAGGCCTACCATCTGCTTCGTTTTGCCAATGAGAAGCAGATACTGGAAAAAGCATATAATGAATATCTGGATTTGAAAAAAAGTAATCTTTGGGGCAACAGAAAATATTTCTAG
- a CDS encoding penicillin-binding transpeptidase domain-containing protein gives MKKPSTERKSRTSTNREKNREFAIITYLFVGMFMMMMGYFVWFQVFRSEDFINSPYNARQNTFSEHVVRGEILSADGKVLAQTLVGEDGSETRQYPYGSMFAHAVGYDSNGKSGIESFGNFSLLRSHAFALEQVVNGIQNQKNPGDNIVTTLDYGLQETAYQALGSNRGAIVVLEPATGKILAMVSRPDFDPNTIEAEWDSIIADTEDDNSVLVNRVTQGLYPPGSTFKILTTLEYLREHENYQDYSYECTGSISMENTEIHCYNHAVHGTENLETSFAKSCNTSYANIGLGLDKKAFQQLCDSMLFQKNLPISYPFNKSSFVLKEDSSTDEVTQTAIGQGKTLVTPIHMAMITSAIANQGILMRPYVIDRTENYKGITVKEYKPSRYGALISEEEAAKLQEFMALVVQEGTGSKLSGQSYQAAGKTGSAEFSSNKSESHAWFTGYASAEGKETIAVTVIVEKGGAGSSTAVPIAKQVFDRYFSR, from the coding sequence ATGAAGAAACCATCCACGGAACGAAAATCCAGGACTTCGACTAATCGGGAAAAAAACAGAGAATTTGCCATTATTACCTATCTGTTTGTGGGAATGTTTATGATGATGATGGGGTATTTCGTCTGGTTTCAGGTATTCAGAAGCGAGGATTTCATCAACAGCCCTTATAATGCCAGGCAGAATACTTTTTCCGAACATGTGGTGCGGGGCGAAATCCTCTCGGCAGACGGAAAAGTACTGGCACAGACCCTGGTGGGAGAGGACGGCAGCGAAACCAGGCAGTATCCCTATGGCAGTATGTTTGCCCATGCGGTAGGGTATGACAGCAATGGAAAATCCGGAATTGAATCCTTTGGTAATTTCAGCCTGCTCCGCTCCCATGCATTTGCTCTGGAACAGGTGGTTAACGGCATTCAGAATCAGAAAAATCCAGGGGATAATATCGTTACCACCCTGGATTACGGTCTGCAGGAGACGGCATATCAGGCGCTGGGAAGCAATCGCGGAGCCATTGTGGTGCTGGAGCCTGCCACAGGGAAAATCCTTGCCATGGTTTCCAGACCGGATTTTGACCCCAATACCATAGAAGCGGAATGGGACAGCATTATTGCCGATACGGAGGACGACAATTCCGTGCTGGTGAACCGGGTGACCCAGGGACTGTATCCTCCCGGCTCCACCTTTAAAATTCTCACCACACTGGAATATCTTCGGGAACATGAGAATTATCAGGATTATTCCTATGAGTGTACCGGAAGTATTTCCATGGAAAATACGGAAATTCACTGTTATAATCATGCGGTGCACGGGACGGAGAATCTGGAAACCTCCTTTGCAAAATCCTGTAATACCTCTTATGCCAATATCGGGCTGGGACTGGATAAAAAGGCATTTCAGCAGCTTTGTGACAGTATGCTGTTCCAGAAAAACCTGCCCATATCCTATCCCTTTAATAAGAGCAGTTTTGTACTGAAAGAGGATTCCAGTACAGACGAAGTGACCCAGACTGCCATTGGACAGGGCAAAACTCTGGTCACTCCCATACATATGGCCATGATTACTTCTGCCATCGCCAATCAGGGTATTCTGATGCGGCCTTATGTGATTGACCGGACAGAAAATTATAAGGGAATTACGGTAAAGGAATATAAGCCTTCCCGGTATGGCGCTCTGATATCGGAGGAAGAAGCGGCAAAGCTGCAGGAATTCATGGCGCTGGTGGTTCAGGAGGGAACCGGTTCCAAATTAAGCGGCCAGAGTTATCAGGCAGCCGGAAAAACAGGTTCTGCCGAGTTCAGCAGCAATAAATCCGAGAGCCATGCCTGGTTTACCGGATATGCTTCCGCAGAGGGAAAAGAGACCATTGCGGTTACGGTAATAGTGGAAAAAGGCGGCGCCGGAAGCAGCACAGCAGTTCCCATTGCAAAACAGGTGTTTGACCGGTATTTCAGCCGGTAA
- a CDS encoding GerW family sporulation protein, whose product MQENNFNTTVQSLFKGMDSFITTKTVVGEAVHIGDTIILPLIEVSFGVGAGAFCHDKKNNAAGGLGGRITPSAVLVIQNGVTKLVNVKNQDSITKILDMVPELVNKFTEKNAAKKKSKAEEEAREAAAQELAEQLNIPKDEKTEE is encoded by the coding sequence ATGCAGGAAAATAATTTTAACACAACCGTACAGTCTTTATTTAAGGGAATGGACAGTTTCATTACCACAAAGACGGTAGTAGGAGAAGCGGTGCACATCGGAGATACCATTATTCTCCCGCTGATAGAGGTTTCCTTTGGAGTAGGCGCAGGCGCATTCTGCCATGATAAGAAGAATAATGCGGCCGGAGGACTGGGCGGGAGAATTACCCCAAGCGCCGTGCTGGTAATCCAGAACGGTGTTACCAAACTGGTGAATGTTAAGAATCAGGACAGCATTACCAAGATTCTGGATATGGTACCGGAACTGGTAAATAAATTTACCGAAAAGAACGCTGCAAAGAAGAAATCCAAAGCAGAAGAAGAAGCCAGAGAAGCAGCGGCTCAGGAACTGGCGGAACAGTTAAATATTCCGAAGGATGAGAAAACAGAGGAATAA